From Ascaphus truei isolate aAscTru1 chromosome 17, aAscTru1.hap1, whole genome shotgun sequence, the proteins below share one genomic window:
- the LOC142467843 gene encoding lamin-A-like, producing the protein MPRESIGMNKNSAQLEPPVNMATEPDAGGHPKLRGEHLTLRYEAKMVDARNLLDHMANERARLQLELDNVREEHQQLQIRNREKETDLSLTLSQQGDVESQLNSKDAELATALSGKRSAERQLQERKTQKAILECSLSDTMKWHESRIVEIDSRHQTEFKSKLTEAFQNVSKGYKEWTFSARLYFLMYSCWQQRTWTCSMLMRTPFMMAVESFIYFIYTGWLMFDFIMGK; encoded by the coding sequence atgccacGGGAGTCAATTGGTATGAATAAAAACTCCGCCCAGCTTGAACCACCCGtgaatatggctacagaaccTGATGCCGGCggtcaccctaaactcagggGCGAAcacctgacactgcgctatgaggccAAGATGGTCGATGCCCGCAATTTGCTGGACCACATGGCAAATGAAAGGGcacggctgcagctggagctggacaacgtccgggaggagcaccagcagctgcagatcagaaatagagaaaaggaaacagatttaagccttactctgagtcaacagggagatgtggaatcgcaactcaattccaaagatgctgaactggcaactgcattgagtggaaaaagaagtgcagaacgacagcttcaagagcggaaaactcaaaaaGCTATTCTCGAATGCTCTTtaagtgataccatgaaatggcaCGAATCTAGGATCGTAGAAATAGATTCCagacatcagacagaattcaaaagtaaGCTGACAGAGGCTTTTCAAAACGTcagcaagggttacaaggaatggacatttagtgctaGATTGTATTTTcttatgtactcttgctggcaacagaggacatggacctgcagtatgctgatgaggacgcccttcatgatggcagtagaaagttttatttactttatttatactggctggctaatgtttgattttataatgggcaaatga